A region from the Helicoverpa armigera isolate CAAS_96S chromosome 6, ASM3070526v1, whole genome shotgun sequence genome encodes:
- the LOC135116987 gene encoding uncharacterized protein LOC135116987, translated as MDQNVVDCELAERDTGLCVCKGGPTLEILKDIQRLYEEKMEHIEKASGPTKLQMQVEVLRAWVGDLVGQNTLLARAVEELETEATTKLLVERRRNSERSSKNIVCGKVSELKLLNEALQKENIAKDREIRQLNKDAQTYEQTIMNLRKEMSSCKYHTPEVAKKDAEVMAGMCCTGRECGEWEPVKDFSELLRDETLKYQERVQKMESNLKSSGDSIRALRKVNVNLSEEMHSMRRVRSARRAVPRRQHARAVQGRDHSRDAAPAQAGQGEDRYSISNIPQLKDTTEITSLKSKDYVSGDGECPHASAVSYDSPLPVPAVPVRVSQELLAKETKECKRDRDSKKKAVLRCVRILSEIRQIQHVLNSCISMKELGTVVPLVL; from the exons ATGGATCAGAACGTGGTGGATTGTGAACTAGCGGAGCGCGACACAGGGCTGTGCGTCTGCAAGGGGGGACCCACGCTTGAGATCCTCAAGGACATACAGCGGCTCTACGAGGAGAAGATGGAACACATCGAGAAGGCTTCGGGCCCTACCAAGCTACAG ATGCAAGTGGAGGTGCTTCGCGCGTGGGTGGGGGACCTGGTGGGACAGAACACGTTGCTGGCGCGTGCTGTCGAGGAGCTAGAGACAGAGGCCACCACTAAGTTGTTGGTCGAACGCCGCAGGAACAGCGAG AGAAGTTCGAAGAACATAGTATGCGGAAAAGTATCGGAACTGAAATTATTAAACGAGGCCTtacaaaaggaaaacattgCAAAAGACAG AGAAATAAGACAGTTGAACAAAGACGCCCAGACATATGAACAGACGATCATGAACCTCAGGAAGGAGATGTCCAGCTGCAAGTATCATACGCC TGAGGTGGCCAAGAAAGATGCAGAGGTGATGGCAGGCATGTGTTGCACGGGGAGAGAG TGTGGCGAATGGGAGCCCGTCAAGGATTTCAGCGAGCTGCTGCGCGACGAGACGCTCAAGTATCAGGAACGAGTTCAGAAGATGGAGAGCAACCTCAAG TCGAGTGGCGACAGCATCCGCGCTCTGCGCAAGGTGAACGTGAACCTGTCGGAGGAGATGCACTCGATGCGGCGCGTGCGCAGCGCTCGACGAGCAGTGCCGCGCCGCCAACATGCGCGCGCAGTTCAAGGACGAGATCATTCGCGAGATGCGGCGCCAGCTCAAGCAGGCCAAGGCGAAG ACCGGTACAGCATCAGCAATATTCCACAGCTAAAAGACACAACGGAGATCACAAGCCTCAAGTCCAAGGACTACGTAAGTGGCGACGGCGAGTGCCCGCACGCGTCGGCCGTGTCGTACGACTCG CCTCTACCAGTTCCGGCTGTTCCTGTAAGGGTCTCCCAGGAGCTCCTCGCTAAGGAGACCAAGGAATGTAAACGAGACCGAGACTCCAAGAAGAAGGCTGTGCTGCGGTGCGTTCGGATACTGTCCGAGATACGCCAGATTCAACATGTGTTGAACAGTTGTATTTCAATGAAGGAGCTAGGAACAGTGGTGCCTCTAGTCCTAG